The following coding sequences lie in one Miscanthus floridulus cultivar M001 chromosome 9, ASM1932011v1, whole genome shotgun sequence genomic window:
- the LOC136482402 gene encoding AAA-ATPase ASD, mitochondrial-like, producing the protein MASELWAGVGSALAFLLALVTVAFNHVKIKLLINNITSYFNQYKQITIPEYGAECFQRSDFFVTIEAYLSESCAHGARKLRAELGSDKKKPEISVDDEQEIKDTYGGATLWWYAVTELPSSNVISFQPTDEKRRFYRVTFHRRFHNHIVESYLPQIIEKGRAIIAKNRQRRLFTNNPSSRWSSYQERKTIWSHVEFQHPATFDTLAMDPTEKASIVDDLRAFTGGKDYYTRVGKAWKRGYLLFGPPGTGKSTMIAAMANFLDYDVNDLELTAVKNNTELRKLFIETKEKSIIVIEDIDCSLDLTAKRQDKKAHKESGDDTKTEKKEDEDDTKLTLSGVLNFIDGLWSACGGERIIIFTTNNKGALDPALIRPGRMDKHIEMSYCRYEAFKVLAHNYLDITEHQLFELFGEIQELLEHVNMSPADVAGYLMRTEKRDASVCLEGLVVALKILKAKEDAAVEAK; encoded by the coding sequence ATGGCGTCGGAGTTGTGGGCCGGGGTTGGATCAGCCCTAGCTTTCTTACTCGCCCTCGTCACCGTGGCATTCAACCACGTAAAGATCAAACTGTTGATCAACAACATCACATCCTACTTCAACCAATACAAACAAATCACCATCCCTGAGTATGGCGCCGAGTGTTTCCAACGCAGCGACTTCTTCGTCACCATCGAGGCCTACCTCTCAGAATCGTGTGCCCATGGGGCGCGCAAGCTAAGGGCCGAGCTCGGCAGCGACAAAAAGAAACCCGAGATCTCCGTTGACGACGAGCAGGAGATCAAAGACACCTACGGCGGCGCCACGCTCTGGTGGTACGCCGTCACAGAGCTCCCAAGTTCCAACGTCATCAGCTTCCAGCCTACAGATGAGAAGCGCCGCTTCTACCGAGTTACCTTCCATAGAAGATTCCACAACCACATCGTCGAGTCCTACCTGCCCCAGATTATTGAAAAGGGCCGTGCTATCATCGCCAAGAACCGCCAGCGCCGCCTCTTCACCAACAACCCAAGCAGCCGCTGGAGCTCCTACCAAGAGAGGAAGACCATCTGGAGCCACGTGGAGTTCCAGCACCCGGCAACGTTTGACACGCTGGCCATGGACCCCACCGAGAAGGCGAGCATCGTCGATGACCTCAGAGCCTTCACTGGGGGAAAGGACTACTACACCAGGGTCGGCAAGGCATGGAAGCGTGGATACCTGCTGTTCGGCCCCCCAGGCACCGGCAAGTCCACGATGATCGCTGCCATGGCCAACTTCCTCGACTATGATGTCAACGACCTGGAGCTCACGGCGGTCAAGAACAACACCGAGCTGCGGAAGCTCTTCATTGAGACCAAGGAAAAGTCCATCATCGTCATCGAGGACATTGACTGCTCCCTAGACCTCACCGCCAAGCGCCAGGACAAAAAAGCCCACAAGGAATCCGGCGATGACACCAAGACCGAGAAGAAGGAAGACGAAGATGACACCAAGCTAACCCTTTCTGGGGTGCTCAACTTCATTGACGGGCTATGGTCGGCATGCGGTGGCGAGCGCATCATCATCTTTACCACCAACAACAAGGGCGCGCTAGACCCCGCGCTGATCCGGCCAGGAAGGATGGACAAGCACATCGAGATGTCCTACTGTCGCTACGAGGCATTCAAGGTGCTGGCCCATAACTACCTGGACATCACAGAACACCAGCTGTTCGAGTTGTTCGGTGAGATACAGGAGCTACTGGAGCACGTTAACATGTCTCCGGCGGACGTTGCCGGGTACCTGATGCGAACGGAGAAGAGGGATGCCAGCGTGTGCTTGGAGGGTCTCGTGGTGGCTCTGAAAATTTTAAAAGCCAAGGAGGACGCTGCAGTCGAAGCCAAATAA